Proteins encoded in a region of the Flavobacterium sp. MDT1-60 genome:
- a CDS encoding RagB/SusD family nutrient uptake outer membrane protein gives MKKIIYITGFLVLGLMASCSDFLENDPRGVLSEEDIVTPQSVEGFMNAAYAQLGNDHYDSPYSLWPFGNVRSDDAYKGGSGTNDIQDFHFFEVSNNIRPDFGELDSFWYISYVGVSRANKALKALEQISEADYPLKKTRIAEMRFLRGHFYFMLKIMFRNVPYITEDIPVEEYKTISNKALSNEELWNKIAEDFQAAADNLPETQPQVGRATQKAAYAYLAKTRLYQAYTQDETYKVTGINQQHLQEVIAATDKVIGKASLEPDFANNFLPGTFENGAESIFSIQFSDNDGTLYGRLNFSDVLSTPQGLGCCDFHKPSQNLVNAFKTGANGLPEFDTYNNQDFDYKNIDANTVDPRLYHTVAMPGLPYKYDPEFLYVEAWVRSPGTYGYFASLKENVAPSCSCVVNIDPFYGNSKNRIQIRYADVILMRAEALIELGRQSEALPLINQIRQRAAQSTGRLPYVNNFKINTYVNGVNCNWTQDFARKAMRFERRLELAMEGNRFFDLVRWGVTDQVLNDFYAGEKTKRTYYQDAFFDAHKEEYCPIPLKQINFSQGLYKQNPGY, from the coding sequence ATGAAAAAAATAATATATATAACAGGGTTTTTAGTGCTGGGATTAATGGCATCCTGTTCTGATTTTCTTGAAAATGATCCGCGTGGTGTGTTGTCTGAAGAAGATATTGTAACCCCACAGTCGGTAGAAGGATTTATGAATGCAGCTTATGCACAGTTAGGAAATGATCATTATGATTCGCCTTATAGTTTGTGGCCTTTTGGAAATGTTCGCTCTGACGATGCCTACAAAGGCGGAAGCGGAACTAATGATATTCAGGATTTTCACTTTTTTGAAGTTTCGAATAATATCAGACCGGATTTTGGAGAGCTGGATTCTTTTTGGTACATCAGTTATGTTGGGGTTTCCAGAGCAAATAAAGCTTTGAAAGCGTTAGAACAAATTTCAGAAGCTGATTATCCGCTAAAGAAAACCCGTATTGCCGAGATGCGTTTTTTAAGAGGACATTTTTACTTTATGCTTAAAATTATGTTCAGAAACGTTCCTTACATTACTGAAGATATTCCGGTAGAAGAGTATAAAACGATCTCAAATAAAGCACTTTCAAACGAAGAACTTTGGAATAAAATTGCTGAAGATTTTCAGGCTGCAGCCGATAATTTGCCGGAAACACAGCCACAAGTTGGCCGTGCAACTCAAAAAGCGGCTTATGCTTATTTGGCCAAAACCCGTTTGTATCAGGCTTATACGCAAGACGAAACATATAAAGTTACAGGAATCAATCAGCAACATTTACAGGAAGTAATTGCAGCGACCGATAAAGTAATTGGTAAAGCAAGCTTAGAGCCTGATTTTGCTAATAACTTTTTACCGGGAACTTTTGAAAACGGGGCTGAATCGATTTTCTCAATTCAATTTTCAGATAACGACGGAACTTTATACGGAAGATTAAATTTTTCAGATGTGTTATCAACGCCTCAGGGTTTAGGATGCTGCGATTTTCATAAACCAAGTCAAAACTTAGTAAACGCTTTTAAAACAGGCGCCAATGGTTTACCGGAATTTGACACGTATAACAATCAGGATTTTGATTATAAAAATATCGATGCCAATACGGTTGATCCGAGATTGTATCATACTGTTGCCATGCCTGGCTTGCCTTATAAATACGATCCGGAATTTTTATATGTTGAAGCCTGGGTAAGATCTCCGGGAACGTATGGCTATTTTGCTTCATTAAAAGAAAATGTGGCGCCAAGCTGCAGCTGTGTGGTGAATATTGATCCGTTTTATGGAAACTCAAAAAACAGAATCCAGATTCGTTATGCCGATGTGATTTTGATGCGCGCCGAAGCTTTGATTGAATTAGGAAGACAATCAGAAGCTTTACCATTGATCAATCAAATTAGACAGAGAGCTGCTCAAAGTACAGGAAGACTTCCGTATGTGAACAACTTTAAAATCAATACTTATGTTAATGGAGTTAATTGCAACTGGACACAGGATTTTGCACGTAAAGCAATGCGTTTCGAACGTCGTTTAGAATTGGCTATGGAAGGAAATCGTTTCTTTGATTTAGTTCGTTGGGGAGTAACAGATCAGGTACTGAATGACTTTTATGCTGGAGAAAAAACAAAACGCACTTATTATCAGGATGCCTTTTTTGATGCGCATAAAGAAGAGTATTGCCCAATTCCGTTGAAGCAAATTAATTTCAGTCAGGGCTTGTACAAACAAAATCCAGGTTATTAA